A section of the Jaculus jaculus isolate mJacJac1 chromosome 6, mJacJac1.mat.Y.cur, whole genome shotgun sequence genome encodes:
- the LOC101603142 gene encoding olfactory receptor 6C76-like — translation MKNHTSVNEFILLGLTDDPKLNILIFIFLFLTYILSMTGNLTIITLTVIDSHLKTPMYFFLRNFSFLEISFTTVCIPRFLVSIVTGNMSISYNSCMAQVFFFILLGSTEFFLLTAMSYDRYVAICKPLHYTAIMSSKLCIQLVISCWLAGFLIIFPPVIMGLQLDFCDSNIIDHFTCDSSPMLLISCTDTTVLELLGFFLAVFTLMVTLSLVIISYLFILKTILRIPSAEQRRKAFSTCSSHMIVVSISYGSCIFMYVKTSAKEGVALTKGIAVLNTSVAPMLNPFIYSLRNQQVKQSFKNM, via the exons atgaaaaatcacACCTCAGTGAATGAGTTCATTCTGCTAGGACTAACAGATGACCCAAagctaaatattttgatttttatatttttatttctcacttATATACTGAGCATGACTGGAAATCTGACCATTATTACCCTCACTGTGATAGATTCACATCTCAAAACACCCATGTATTTCTTCCTTAGGAATTTctcttttctagaaatttcattcACAACAGTGTGCATTCCTAGGTTCCTGGTGAGCATTGTGACTGGGAATATGAGCATCTCCTATAACTCTTGCATGGCCCAGGTGTTTTTCTTCATCCTCCTGGGTTCAACTGAATTCTTCCTTCTGACTGCTATGTCCTATGACCGTTATGTGGCTATCTGCAAACCCTTGCATTACACAGCAATAATGAGCAGTAAGCTTTGCATCCAGCTTGTCATTAGCTGCTGGCTTGCTGGATTTCTCATCATCTTTCCACCTGTGATCATGGGGCTCCAGCTGGATTTCTGTGATTCCAACATCATTGACCACTTCACCTGTGACTCCTCTCCCATGCTGCTCATCTCCTGCACAGACACAACCGTCCTAGAGCTCTTGGGATTCTTCCTGGCAGTATTCACTCTCATGGTAACATTATCATTAGTAATTATTTCCTATCTTTTCATCCTTAAGACAATTCTGAGAATCCCCTCTGCTGAGCAAAGAAGAAAGGCCTTTTCCACCTGTTCATCACACATGATCGTTGTCTCTATTTCTTATGGAAGCTGCATCTTCATGTATGTTAAAACTTCTGCAAAGGAAGGAGTGGCTTTGACTAAGGGTATAGCAGTGCTCAACACCTCTGTTGCCCCAATGTTGAATCCTTTTATTTACTCTCTAAGGAACCAGCAGGTAAAACAATCCTTTAAGAACATG TGA